The following nucleotide sequence is from Deltaproteobacteria bacterium.
TCTGTAGAAAGTTTCCCCCAGACCCCCTTCAAAGACTTTCAATACGAGTTGGTTTCCCCCTGTTTTGCCAGGCAAAACAGGGGGAAACCAACTCGCATTAAAAGTTTTTGGAGGGAGTCTGAGGGAACCTTTTTACAAAAAGGTCCCCTCAGTGTATTTATGGGGAGTATCGTGGGTTCAGTCTGTGCAGTCCCGCCGTTCCTTCGGCTATTCCCAGCGATGAGAGTTTTCGGTACAGCTCTGCGGCCCGGTCGGTGAGCCCGGTGCGTTCGTAGAGGAGGGCCAGGTTCATCAGGGCTGCCGCGTTCGTATCGTCCTTTTTCAGCGCCTTTTTGAAGAAGGCTTCGGCCTCGGCGGTGCGGCCCTTTTTGGCGAGCACGATGGCCTTGTTGACGAGGGCGTAGACGTAGTCGTCGCGGAGCTCGAGTGATCTGTCGATGTAGGTCAGGGCCTCGTCGAGCATGTCCGCCTTGATGAGAATGGAGCCCACCTTGTTGTGGAGCCTGTAGTCGTCTGAGTCGAGTTCCATGACTTTCTTGTAGACCGCCACGGCGCCTGCGTGGTCGCCTTTGCGCTCGAGCGAGGCCGCTTCGTAGAGGAGTCTCTTAGCGCGTCTGGCCAGACGCTCCTTCTCCGTCTCCTCGGCCGTCCGCCCCGCCTGCGCCGCCTCTGGGCCATCGGCGGCCTCTACGGCAGGGGAGGGCGTTTTTTCCACGCCGTCCGTGGCGGGCGCCGCGGCCGACGGCGGGACGGGGACCGGCCTTTGCGGCCCGGCGTCGGCTGCGGCGGAATCTCTTTTCAGCCATTCCAGTTCGTCGAGCGGAGCCTTTACCTCTTCGGTCTCCATCTCCTCTTCACCCTCTTCGCCCGCTCCCTGCTGCGCCGACGCGGCCGTGGGGAGCGGCCCGGCCGGGGAGGGCGCGCCTTCCTTCGCCGCCACGGCCTCCTCCCAGCCGCCCTCTTCGTCTCCGCCCGGTGTGGCGGCCCGCTGCGCCTGTCCTCCGGGGACGGTCTCTTCGAGTGTTTTTTCCGGGGACGGGGCGGCCGGGGCGACGGTGTCGGGCTCCGAGGGGATGGAAGGATCAGCCTGCTGCGGCCTCGCCGCTTCGAGGGGGTCTACGCTTTCGCCCGGCCCTGCGGGGGACGCCGGTTGCGAAGCCGTCGAAGCCGTGGTCTGCGGCAGGGGAGCGAGGCCGGCATGGGCCGCTCCGGAGCCTTCGGGGGTTTCAAGGTCAGGCCCTTCGGAGGCTGCCTCCTGCGGGCTGGCGGGTGCCGCCGCTTCCCAGCCCTCTTCGCGCGCCTCCTCCGTCTCCGCCTCTGTGTCGCCGTAGGCTGCGGCTTCATCGGCGGCTGCCGACTCCTCGCTCAGGGCGTAGACGGGCCGGGCCGTGTCGGGCCACGGCGCCGGCCGCGGGAGCGCGGCCATGGGCGGGGGCTCTGCGGAGAGGGGGGACGGCGGTGCGGCGGGGTCGCTGCGCCCGAGCCTCTTCATGCCGCCCGGTGTTGCGAGGGCCACGAGCCCGGGGGACTCCTTCGGCCTTGAGGAGACGGCCGCGGCCTGCCCTTTCTCCCTCTTCTCCGGGGCGGTAGCGGCGGCGGTGGGATGGGAAGCCGCGCCGGGCTCCTCTCTTGCCGGCGCGGCCTTTGGGGGCTCTTCCTTATCTTTTCGCGTCGCCTCCGCGACCGCCGGCACCGGGACCGGGGCGGCGGAGCCCTCCGTCCCTTGGGCCGTCGCGCCCTCGCCGTCGGCGCCGGCCCGTGAGGCCGGCGGGTGGGGCGGAGGGGATGGGGCGAGAGATCTCAGGTGGGCGACGACGGCGAAGCCTACGGCCGCCGACAGGACCGCCAGCGCGAGCACGGGGGCGAGGCCCCGCAGGGCCGACGCTCCCTTCTTCTCCTGCGGCCGGACCATGGCCCTGAGCCCCGGGGGGATCTCGCGGCGCGGTTGCCGGCGGTCGTCTCTTGTTCTGGACAGTAGCTCCGAGAGTATGCTCATCGGCTAAAGCCCCCGAGCGGACGTATGGGCGAGGTCGGCGCAGGCCCCCTCAAGCGACGGCCTCGCCGGCCTTCTTGGGCGCCCTCCTCGCCGTCTCGGTCTCCATTGCCGCCCGGCTCACGGCCTTGGCGACCCGCTCGGCCACGCGTTTGTCGAAGACACTCGGTATGATGTAGTCGGGACCGAGCTCGTCGGGGCCGACCACGGACGCTATGGCCTCGGCCGCCGCAAGCTTCATCTCGCGGTTGATGGCGGCGGCCCGGCACTGGAGCAGTCCCTTGAAGAGCCCCGGAAAGCAGAGCACGTTGTTTATCTGGTTCTGGTAGTCGGACCTGCCGGTCGCCACTATGGCGGCGTACCTGGCCGCGAGCGACGGCTCCACCTCCGGCACGGGGTTGGCCAGGGCGAAGACGACGGCGTCGGGGGCCATGGAGCCGAGCATCTCCTCGGTGACGACGCCGGGCGCGGAGAGTCCGATGAAGACGTCGGCGCCGTTCATGGCGTCTGCAAGCGAGCCGCGCTCGCCGTCGGGGTTCGTCTCCTCGGCGAGCCGCCGCTTGGGCTCGTTCATGTTTTCACGCCTTCCGCGATAGAGCACGCCCCGTGAATCGACGCCAACGATCCTCGCGGCCCCGGCGCTCAGCAGGAGGCGGCATACGGCTATGCCGGCGGCTCCCAGGCCGTTGACGACGATCTTTATCTCGCCGATCTCCTTGCCCGTCACCTTCAGCGCGTTGAGGAGCCCGGCGAGCACCACCACCGCCGTGCCGTGCTGGTCGTCGTGGAAGACCGGGATGGCGAGCCTTTCGCTCAGCTCCCGCTCGATCTCGAAGCACCGCGGCGACGATATGTCCTCCAGGTTCACCCCGCCGAAGACGGGCGAGATGTTGACGACCGTCTCGATGATCTCGCGCGGCTCCCTGGTGGCCAGGCATATGGGAAAGGCGTTCACGCCGCCGAACTCCTTGAAGAGCATGGCCTTGCCCTCCATTACGGGCAGCGCCGCCTCGGCCCCGATGTCTCCCAGTCCCAGCACGGCAGTGCCGTCGGTGACTATGGCCACCGTGTTCTTCTTTATGGTGAGGTTGTAGGCCTTGTCGCGGTCCCGCGCTATCTCGCGGCAGACCCTCGCCACACCCGGCGTATAGGCCATGGAGAGGTCGTCGCGGGTCTTGAGCGGCACCTTGTTCTCGATGCTTATCTTGCCGCCCAGGTGGATGAGGAAGGTCCTGTCCGATACGTTGATGACCTCGATGTCCGGCAGACCCCTGAGCGCCTCGACGATCTCCTGCTCGTGCGAGGTGTTGCCGGCGTTTATCGTGTAGTCGCGCGTTACGAACCTGCCGTCGGCCTCCACTATGTCGATAGCCCCTATGTCGCCTCCCCCGTCCCCGATGACGGATGTTATGCGGCCCACCATGCCAGGCGTGTTCTTGGCCTTGATCCTCACGGTGAAACTGTAGCTCGGACTCGGCACCGGCATATTCTCTTCTCCTTAGTGATGTGAAGCGTAACGGGAACGGCGACGGCCGCAAGGGCGGACGTCTTCAATATAATCGGATAATCGGCAG
It contains:
- a CDS encoding NAD-dependent malic enzyme: MPVPSPSYSFTVRIKAKNTPGMVGRITSVIGDGGGDIGAIDIVEADGRFVTRDYTINAGNTSHEQEIVEALRGLPDIEVINVSDRTFLIHLGGKISIENKVPLKTRDDLSMAYTPGVARVCREIARDRDKAYNLTIKKNTVAIVTDGTAVLGLGDIGAEAALPVMEGKAMLFKEFGGVNAFPICLATREPREIIETVVNISPVFGGVNLEDISSPRCFEIERELSERLAIPVFHDDQHGTAVVVLAGLLNALKVTGKEIGEIKIVVNGLGAAGIAVCRLLLSAGAARIVGVDSRGVLYRGRRENMNEPKRRLAEETNPDGERGSLADAMNGADVFIGLSAPGVVTEEMLGSMAPDAVVFALANPVPEVEPSLAARYAAIVATGRSDYQNQINNVLCFPGLFKGLLQCRAAAINREMKLAAAEAIASVVGPDELGPDYIIPSVFDKRVAERVAKAVSRAAMETETARRAPKKAGEAVA
- a CDS encoding tetratricopeptide repeat protein, with amino-acid sequence MSILSELLSRTRDDRRQPRREIPPGLRAMVRPQEKKGASALRGLAPVLALAVLSAAVGFAVVAHLRSLAPSPPPHPPASRAGADGEGATAQGTEGSAAPVPVPAVAEATRKDKEEPPKAAPAREEPGAASHPTAAATAPEKREKGQAAAVSSRPKESPGLVALATPGGMKRLGRSDPAAPPSPLSAEPPPMAALPRPAPWPDTARPVYALSEESAAADEAAAYGDTEAETEEAREEGWEAAAPASPQEAASEGPDLETPEGSGAAHAGLAPLPQTTASTASQPASPAGPGESVDPLEAARPQQADPSIPSEPDTVAPAAPSPEKTLEETVPGGQAQRAATPGGDEEGGWEEAVAAKEGAPSPAGPLPTAASAQQGAGEEGEEEMETEEVKAPLDELEWLKRDSAAADAGPQRPVPVPPSAAAPATDGVEKTPSPAVEAADGPEAAQAGRTAEETEKERLARRAKRLLYEAASLERKGDHAGAVAVYKKVMELDSDDYRLHNKVGSILIKADMLDEALTYIDRSLELRDDYVYALVNKAIVLAKKGRTAEAEAFFKKALKKDDTNAAALMNLALLYERTGLTDRAAELYRKLSSLGIAEGTAGLHRLNPRYSP